AGGAGATAGGCAAAACCTGCCGAATCCGCCGTCCAATTTTGTTGGGCCGTAGTGCGTCGATAGCGTTGGATCTGATACTGCAATTGTCCGCCGGCACCTACGGTCTCCGAACCGCATACTTCTTTCAGAAAATAAGAAGACAGCACGGGCGTTTTGCCCACGGCATAAGACGCCTCCTGTACTGCGTATTCCACAAAACGCCCGGTTTCGAGCGGGAAATAACGATATTCCGTTTCTACGGGGCCCGTAGGCGAGTCGGTACATCCTGCCGTCAACATGACCGAAATAAGGAACAAAACAGTAATACTATTCTTCACGATTTTTCAATTGGTCTAACCATATTCCCAAATATAAGACTCTATTGGCGGAGTTGCAGTGGCTCATTTTATTAAAAACGGGAATTTTGGGGTTAAAAATAAGGTCTTTTATCTGTAGAAAATGGGTACGGTTCACCCAACGCCACAGGGTATGTTCTTCCGTAAATACCTCTTGAGTTTGCAGATAGAGTTCTTTAAACGTGAGCAATCCATATTCGTTGAAGCAGGTTTTGAATCCTCGGGTGCGTACTTCTTCGGGTAAAATTCCTTTCAATGCCCGTCGAAGGCTTTCCCGGCCCATTCCATCGCCAAATTTCATCCGTTCGGGAATGGCTAACGACAATTCCACCAATTTTTCATCAAAAAAAGGATGTGCATACGCGTGCCCGTAGTGTAAGCCGATATGATACATTTGTTCGATGACATCTATATATGCCTGATTAGTAATGGCTCTGAATTGAAATACATATTCATCCTCCATCGTTTGGTACAGGGCTTCGGCGTTGGTATCCGGCTCACCCGAATAATATACTAACTCATTGGTCAGAAGTGAGCCGAGCGGGCGTCGGTGAAATTTTGAGACGATGATTCCCTGTATAAACTGCATAAAATCAGTGTAGGAAAAGGCAAATTTGCGCCTGATCAATTGTGCCGTTTGGAAAAATTGACTCAGGTTTTTTGTCTTAAGGATTTTCCACAATTCCTTATAAAAAAAGTATTGGCGGTAGCGATATTCCCGTTGCTCAGGAGTTAATAAAAGCCAATCGGGGTCAAGGGTTCGTAAGTCCCGCGCAGTAGCATAGGCCTTCAGAGCCCATTGCAGATTGGTCCAGTCCCGGGTCTGAAAGTAAGTGTCCAACAATTGATTGCCATGTCCCACGACCGAGTCGCCGTCGTGACCCGTCAGCATCAGGTCGCACCCGATGGCTTTGGCCTGATCGGCACTCGCCAAAAGAAATCCTGAGGCCGTGACAAAATGATCGGGCCGGTCAAATAACTCCGTGAGTTGGCTGAGGGCTTCGTACATGTTTTGCCGGGGATGAACTTCAAAATGACGCGGGTGAATTTTTTTGACGACCGAATCCACATAGAACGTTTCGTCGGTTGACGCAACGCCCGGATTGACGTAAAAAGTAGCAACGGATTCGCGAAACTGCCTCGCGACGCAGGCAATCGAAGAAGAGTCCAGGCCACCGCTCAAATGCGTACCAACGGTGTTAAATCCATCAATACACCGTTCTACAGAAGCAAAAAATAAGGTTTTGAACTGTTCGATACGTTCGCTTTCGGTATGATTTCGAAATTGCCCCGGGTCTAAGGTCCAATAGGCTTCCTGCATGACGGTACTGCCTTTTATGTGCAGCACATGACCGGGCAAAGCCGCCTTTACATTACGGTAAAAAGTACGGTCGCTAAAGGGCTGATAGGAAGAAGGAGGCGTCAGGTACTCTTTTATTTTTTGAGGGTCAAGGCCGGCAATGTTTTTTGTAAATTTGGATAAGGCAGCTATACGATCAGCAAAACAAAAAAAGCCGTTGGGCTGAAAAATGTAGTAAAAAGGAAGCAATCCGAATCGGTCCCGGAAAACCCACAACTGCCTGCTTGGCCGCTCCCAAATCAGAAGGCTGAATTCACCGGTTAAATATTCGGTCAATTGTGTGCCCCAACGGCTAAACGCCAGGCGAATAAGCGCAGCATCATTTTCTTTTTTCTGAGGGAAAAGGTTAC
Above is a window of Runella slithyformis DSM 19594 DNA encoding:
- a CDS encoding asparagine synthase-related protein, producing MKPSSRFSGIVYIDSLLAARKLDGCEGQNVCLFEEGEIRTTPSAVDITPEYAVLAILGKRNQEFLGNLFPQKKENDAALIRLAFSRWGTQLTEYLTGEFSLLIWERPSRQLWVFRDRFGLLPFYYIFQPNGFFCFADRIAALSKFTKNIAGLDPQKIKEYLTPPSSYQPFSDRTFYRNVKAALPGHVLHIKGSTVMQEAYWTLDPGQFRNHTESERIEQFKTLFFASVERCIDGFNTVGTHLSGGLDSSSIACVARQFRESVATFYVNPGVASTDETFYVDSVVKKIHPRHFEVHPRQNMYEALSQLTELFDRPDHFVTASGFLLASADQAKAIGCDLMLTGHDGDSVVGHGNQLLDTYFQTRDWTNLQWALKAYATARDLRTLDPDWLLLTPEQREYRYRQYFFYKELWKILKTKNLSQFFQTAQLIRRKFAFSYTDFMQFIQGIIVSKFHRRPLGSLLTNELVYYSGEPDTNAEALYQTMEDEYVFQFRAITNQAYIDVIEQMYHIGLHYGHAYAHPFFDEKLVELSLAIPERMKFGDGMGRESLRRALKGILPEEVRTRGFKTCFNEYGLLTFKELYLQTQEVFTEEHTLWRWVNRTHFLQIKDLIFNPKIPVFNKMSHCNSANRVLYLGIWLDQLKNREE